Proteins from a single region of Nocardioides anomalus:
- a CDS encoding rhamnan synthesis F family protein yields MSAPPFEPAWARLVHAWLASDDPDALLRDALERGVHALTLPPAEGYGVGQGRRCEIALVRLAGAVDEAGYLAHNPPQAERGAEPVDHFCRRGWRMLRNPSLEFDVWWYWASYLDPADDSETATNPLVHYLLDGRHRGLLPLPRRVGRAPHSLPVGPRRACLFAAYDAQGLVDDTVVAYVAELARHADVFVCYDGSLQDGQLDRLAPHVAGAWVRDQGAHDFGSWSVLARELVGWEALAAYDEVLLVNDSCWLVQPLDDVFARMDARTCDFWGLQLTARRFEPEPLQPQEVPLEEVKRSWLPPTAYRHLELVHVGSYFLALRRPVLDDPGLRRRLDTVRPQRDRTNLVQKYETGLTQYLVGQGFELSTWVPALLPNHPVYGPRAFTLLADGFPVFKRRFLVDNPYDTPGLEDWQERIRAAVPDAPVDAFARHLQRLHG; encoded by the coding sequence GTGAGCGCGCCCCCGTTCGAGCCCGCCTGGGCGCGCCTGGTCCACGCCTGGCTGGCCTCCGACGACCCCGACGCGCTGCTGCGCGACGCCCTCGAGCGCGGCGTGCACGCGCTGACGCTCCCGCCGGCCGAGGGGTACGGCGTCGGGCAGGGCCGGCGCTGCGAGATCGCGCTCGTGAGGCTGGCCGGCGCGGTGGACGAGGCCGGCTACCTGGCCCACAACCCGCCTCAGGCCGAGCGCGGCGCCGAGCCCGTCGACCACTTCTGCCGCCGGGGCTGGCGGATGCTGCGCAACCCGTCGCTGGAGTTCGACGTGTGGTGGTACTGGGCGTCCTACCTCGACCCGGCCGACGACTCCGAGACCGCCACCAACCCGCTGGTCCACTACCTGCTCGACGGGCGGCACCGCGGTCTGCTCCCCCTCCCCCGCCGGGTCGGGCGGGCGCCACACTCCCTGCCCGTGGGGCCGCGCCGGGCCTGCCTGTTCGCGGCGTACGACGCGCAGGGGCTGGTCGACGACACGGTGGTGGCCTACGTCGCCGAGCTGGCCCGGCACGCGGACGTCTTCGTCTGCTACGACGGCTCGCTGCAGGACGGGCAGCTGGACCGCCTGGCGCCGCACGTCGCCGGCGCGTGGGTCCGCGACCAGGGCGCGCACGACTTCGGCTCTTGGAGCGTGCTGGCCCGCGAGCTGGTCGGGTGGGAGGCGCTGGCGGCCTACGACGAGGTGCTGCTGGTCAACGACTCGTGCTGGCTGGTGCAGCCGCTGGACGACGTCTTCGCGCGGATGGACGCGCGCACCTGTGACTTCTGGGGCCTGCAGCTCACCGCCCGCCGGTTCGAGCCCGAGCCGCTCCAGCCGCAGGAGGTCCCGCTGGAGGAGGTGAAGCGGTCCTGGCTCCCGCCCACGGCGTACCGCCACCTCGAGCTGGTCCACGTCGGTTCCTACTTCCTGGCCCTGCGCCGACCGGTCCTCGACGACCCGGGGCTGCGGCGGCGGCTGGACACGGTGCGGCCACAACGCGACCGGACCAACCTGGTGCAGAAGTACGAGACCGGGCTGACGCAGTACCTCGTGGGCCAGGGCTTCGAACTCTCCACCTGGGTGCCGGCGCTGCTGCCCAACCACCCGGTCTACGGACCCCGCGCCTTCACGCTCCTGGCCGACGGCTTCCCGGTGTTCAAACGACGCTTCCTGGTGGACAACCCCTACGACACCCCCGGGCTCGAGGACTGGCAGGAGCGCATCCGCGCCGCCGTGCCCGACGCACCGGTCGACGCCTTCGCGCGGCACCTGCAGCGGCTGCACGGCTGA
- a CDS encoding ammonium transporter, protein MDGYYAFMLIATAFVLMMTVPALALFYGGMSRSKSVLNMMMMSYIAVAIVGILYVAVGWSMGFGGEGTFFHNPFDLFWLDGVTTDTYIGVMFQLTFAVITVALISGAVADRLKFSAWVVFTPLWALLCYFPMAHMVFSCTDNSLICGRIGAQDYAGGTAVHINAGMAGLVLAILLGKRLGFGKDPMRPHNLTLTMLGAGLLWMGWYGFNVGSIVFAGEEGDAFDARFFSETGRTFANTTLATMAAIIGWLVVERILHKKATSLGAASGIVAGLVAITPACGAVNLSGAVAIGLIAGAVCAWAVGLKYKLGYDDSLDVVGVHLVGGIIGTVLIGLFSTSEGAGGIDGLFYGGGLGSLGDQALGALVAILYSGIITLVIGLAIKYTLGLRLDEDAEVEGIDVAEHGESAYDIHTGGGSGGSTGVLAAATTPVAPSVRNEGANA, encoded by the coding sequence GTGGACGGCTACTACGCGTTCATGCTCATCGCGACAGCGTTCGTCTTGATGATGACGGTCCCCGCGCTGGCGCTCTTCTACGGCGGCATGTCCAGGTCCAAGTCGGTCCTGAACATGATGATGATGTCCTACATCGCGGTCGCGATCGTCGGCATCCTCTACGTCGCCGTGGGCTGGTCGATGGGCTTCGGTGGGGAGGGCACGTTCTTCCACAACCCGTTCGACCTGTTCTGGCTCGACGGGGTCACCACCGACACCTACATCGGCGTGATGTTCCAGCTCACCTTCGCGGTCATCACCGTCGCCCTGATCAGCGGCGCGGTGGCCGACCGCCTCAAGTTCTCCGCCTGGGTCGTCTTCACCCCGCTGTGGGCGCTGCTGTGCTACTTCCCGATGGCGCACATGGTGTTCAGCTGCACCGACAACTCGCTCATCTGCGGTCGGATCGGCGCGCAGGACTACGCCGGCGGCACGGCGGTCCACATCAACGCCGGCATGGCGGGCCTGGTCCTGGCGATCCTGCTGGGCAAGCGCCTCGGCTTCGGCAAGGACCCGATGCGCCCGCACAACCTGACCCTCACCATGCTCGGCGCCGGTCTGCTGTGGATGGGCTGGTACGGCTTCAACGTCGGCTCGATCGTCTTCGCCGGCGAGGAGGGCGACGCCTTCGACGCCCGCTTCTTCTCCGAGACCGGGCGCACCTTCGCCAACACCACGCTGGCCACCATGGCCGCGATCATCGGCTGGCTCGTCGTCGAGCGGATCCTGCACAAGAAGGCCACCTCGCTGGGCGCCGCCTCGGGCATCGTCGCGGGCCTGGTCGCCATCACCCCGGCCTGTGGCGCGGTCAACCTCAGTGGCGCGGTGGCCATCGGCCTCATCGCCGGCGCGGTGTGCGCCTGGGCCGTCGGGCTGAAGTACAAGCTCGGGTACGACGACTCGCTCGACGTGGTCGGCGTGCACCTGGTCGGCGGCATCATCGGCACCGTCCTCATCGGCCTGTTCTCGACCTCCGAGGGCGCAGGCGGGATCGACGGCCTCTTCTACGGCGGCGGGCTCGGCTCGCTCGGCGACCAGGCCCTCGGTGCGCTGGTGGCGATCCTGTACTCCGGCATCATCACGCTGGTCATCGGCCTGGCCATCAAGTACACGCTCGGCCTGCGCCTCGACGAGGACGCCGAGGTCGAGGGCATCGACGTGGCCGAGCACGGCGAGTCGGCGTACGACATCCACACCGGTGGTGGCAGCGGCGGGAGCACTGGCGTCCTGGCCGCGGCGACCACACCCGTCGCCCCCTCGGTCCGCAACGAAGGAGCCAACGCGTGA
- a CDS encoding P-II family nitrogen regulator, translating to MKLVTAVIKPHKWEDVREALETFGVTGMTVSEVSGYGRQKGHTEVYRGAEYDIALVPKIRIEIVVDDGDVEDVTGIIVKTAQTGRIGDGKVWVSPVETVVRVRTGDRDAAAL from the coding sequence GTGAAGCTCGTGACCGCGGTCATCAAGCCGCACAAGTGGGAGGACGTCCGCGAGGCGCTGGAGACCTTCGGCGTGACCGGCATGACCGTCAGCGAGGTCAGCGGGTACGGACGCCAGAAGGGCCACACCGAGGTCTACCGCGGCGCGGAGTACGACATCGCGCTCGTGCCCAAGATCCGCATCGAGATCGTGGTCGACGACGGTGACGTCGAGGACGTCACCGGGATCATCGTCAAGACCGCGCAGACCGGCCGGATCGGGGACGGCAAGGTGTGGGTCAGCCCCGTCGAGACCGTCGTCCGGGTGCGCACCGGCGACCGCGACGCCGCCGCCCTCTAG
- a CDS encoding P-II family nitrogen regulator, translating into MKLVTAVVKPHKWEDVRVALEAVGVTGMTVSEVSGYGRQKGHTEVYRGAEYDIALVPKVRLEIVVDDADLEAVVGAITKSAQTGRIGDGKVWVVPVDSVVRVRTGETDGSAV; encoded by the coding sequence GTGAAGCTCGTGACCGCGGTCGTCAAGCCGCACAAGTGGGAGGACGTCCGCGTCGCCCTGGAGGCCGTCGGCGTCACCGGCATGACCGTCAGCGAGGTCAGCGGCTACGGCCGGCAGAAGGGCCACACCGAGGTCTACCGCGGCGCGGAGTACGACATCGCGCTGGTGCCCAAGGTGCGCCTGGAGATCGTCGTCGACGACGCCGACCTCGAGGCCGTGGTCGGCGCGATCACCAAGAGCGCGCAGACCGGGCGGATCGGCGACGGCAAGGTCTGGGTCGTCCCGGTCGACAGCGTCGTGCGCGTCCGCACCGGCGAGACGGACGGGTCGGCTGTTTGA
- a CDS encoding [protein-PII] uridylyltransferase: MTSEERSRRTADADALCAKAWADVGAPDTGLALVAVGGYGRGELAPHSDLDLVLVSDRDGTGADEQLLGQVAGQLWYPLWDSGANVDHSVRTLPEMLAAADGDLRVATGLLDVRHVAGDPNLTLRLRTTMLAHWRRTARERLPDLHRLVRQRHDLMGELAHESVPDLKEAEGGVRDATVLKALVATWLVDVPHVELERSRLALLDVRDHVHDLAGRATDRIAPELWGELAPRLGVPDARAAQVHVRELGRRITHLSRLTWRRVDDVLKRPAHVGVRRPALTPVAEGVSLADDEIVLDRRARPAADPALLLRAAAEAAERDVVLAPPTAARLARECAPLPDPWPAEARQLLVRLLASGRGLLATWETLEETGALGGVLPEWERIRLLPHASAIHRFTVDRHVVETCIEASALIRNVGRPDVLMVAALLHDIGKGSLTEHSVAGEPLARAIATRMGFEPSSVDLIALLVRWHLLLAETATTRDPDDPATVAALASRLGSVEALDLLTVLTEADARAASPKAWSSWRSGLILDLARRTRAALASGAGLPPVANDDLAVPADLPAITVEPVPDGSRVTVIAVDRVGLLADFAAMFALQRISVRAARVWSQDQYGVSVWEVAEEHVDAGVLRARLEAIQDGRIDPAPRLAPPATQALEPTVAVRPEASAQATVLEVRAADRPGVVYLVCAALARLDVAVRSAHVDTLGPQAVDVFYLQEAAAGALGDQRAAEAAHAVRAALAG, encoded by the coding sequence TTGACGTCTGAGGAGCGCTCCCGCCGCACCGCGGACGCCGACGCCCTGTGCGCCAAGGCGTGGGCCGACGTCGGCGCCCCGGACACCGGGCTCGCGCTGGTGGCGGTGGGCGGGTACGGGCGCGGCGAGCTCGCGCCGCACTCCGACCTGGACCTGGTGCTCGTGTCCGACCGGGACGGCACCGGCGCGGACGAGCAGCTGCTCGGCCAGGTGGCCGGCCAGCTGTGGTACCCGCTCTGGGACTCCGGCGCGAACGTCGACCACTCGGTCCGCACCCTGCCCGAGATGCTCGCCGCCGCGGACGGCGACCTGCGCGTGGCCACCGGGCTGCTCGACGTGCGGCACGTGGCCGGCGACCCGAACCTCACCCTGCGGCTGCGCACCACGATGCTGGCCCACTGGCGGCGCACGGCGCGCGAGCGGCTGCCCGACCTGCACCGGCTGGTCCGGCAGCGGCACGACCTCATGGGCGAGCTGGCCCACGAGTCGGTGCCGGACCTCAAGGAGGCCGAGGGCGGCGTCCGCGACGCGACCGTGCTCAAGGCGCTCGTGGCGACCTGGCTGGTCGACGTGCCCCACGTCGAGCTCGAGCGGAGCCGGCTCGCGCTGCTCGACGTGCGCGACCACGTCCACGACCTGGCCGGGCGGGCCACCGACCGGATCGCGCCGGAGCTGTGGGGCGAGCTCGCGCCGCGGCTCGGCGTACCCGACGCCCGGGCCGCGCAGGTCCACGTGCGCGAGCTCGGCCGCCGGATCACCCACCTGTCCCGGCTGACCTGGCGCCGGGTCGACGACGTGCTCAAGCGCCCGGCCCACGTCGGCGTGCGCCGGCCCGCGCTGACGCCGGTGGCCGAGGGCGTGTCCCTGGCCGACGACGAGATCGTGCTCGACCGGCGGGCCCGCCCCGCCGCGGACCCCGCCCTGCTGCTGCGCGCGGCCGCCGAGGCCGCCGAGCGTGACGTCGTCCTCGCGCCGCCGACCGCGGCCCGGCTGGCCCGCGAGTGCGCGCCGCTGCCCGACCCCTGGCCGGCCGAGGCCCGCCAGCTGCTGGTGCGTCTCCTCGCGTCCGGGCGCGGGCTGCTCGCGACCTGGGAGACGCTGGAGGAGACCGGCGCGCTGGGCGGCGTGCTGCCGGAGTGGGAGCGGATCCGGCTGCTGCCCCACGCCTCGGCCATCCACCGCTTCACCGTCGACCGGCACGTGGTCGAGACCTGCATCGAGGCCTCCGCGCTCATCCGGAACGTCGGGCGGCCCGACGTGCTCATGGTCGCCGCGCTGCTGCACGACATCGGCAAGGGCTCGCTCACCGAGCACAGCGTCGCGGGCGAGCCGCTGGCCCGGGCGATCGCGACCCGGATGGGCTTCGAGCCGTCGTCGGTCGACCTCATCGCGCTGCTGGTCCGCTGGCACCTGCTGCTGGCCGAGACCGCCACCACCCGCGACCCCGACGACCCCGCCACCGTGGCCGCCCTGGCCTCCCGGCTCGGCTCGGTCGAGGCGCTGGACCTGCTCACCGTGCTCACCGAGGCCGACGCCCGGGCGGCCTCGCCCAAGGCCTGGTCGTCCTGGCGCTCGGGCCTCATCCTCGACCTGGCCCGGCGGACCCGCGCCGCCCTGGCCTCCGGCGCCGGGCTCCCGCCGGTGGCCAACGACGACCTCGCGGTCCCCGCCGACCTGCCCGCGATCACCGTCGAGCCCGTCCCCGACGGCTCCCGTGTCACCGTCATCGCCGTCGACCGGGTCGGCCTCCTGGCCGACTTCGCCGCGATGTTCGCCCTCCAGCGCATCAGCGTCCGCGCCGCGCGGGTGTGGTCGCAGGACCAGTACGGCGTCTCGGTCTGGGAGGTCGCCGAGGAGCACGTCGACGCCGGCGTCCTCCGCGCGCGCCTCGAGGCCATCCAGGACGGCCGCATCGACCCCGCGCCCCGCCTGGCCCCGCCGGCCACCCAGGCGCTCGAGCCGACCGTCGCCGTACGCCCCGAGGCGTCGGCGCAGGCCACCGTGCTGGAGGTGCGCGCCGCCGACCGGCCCGGGGTGGTCTACCTGGTCTGCGCCGCGCTGGCTCGCCTCGACGTCGCCGTGCGGTCCGCGCACGTGGACACGCTCGGTCCGCAGGCCGTCGACGTGTTCTACCTCCAGGAGGCCGCCGCCGGCGCGCTGGGCGACCAGCGGGCCGCCGAGGCCGCTCATGCGGTGCGGGCTGCGCTGGCCGGCTGA
- the ffh gene encoding signal recognition particle protein, with protein sequence MFATLSDRLADTFRNLRGKGRLSEADIDATAREIRIALLEADVALPVVKEFVAAVKERARGEEVSQALNPAQQIVKIVNEELVTILGGETRRLRYAKSGPTVILLAGLQGAGKTTLAAKLALWLKEQGKSPVLVACDLQRPNAVQQLQVNGERAGVPVFAPSPGNGTGDPVAVARESLEEAKRKLYDVVVVDTAGRLGVDAELMQQAADIRDAVQPDEVLFVVDAMIGQDAVNTAQAFLDGVGFDGVVLTKLDGDARGGAALSIASVTGRPVMFASNGEKLTDFDLFHPDRMASRILDMGDMLTLIEQAEKTFDQEQAAKAAGKLLGGQGEFTLDDFLEQMQQVRKLGSMSKIMGMLPGMGQFREQLDNFDEREIDRIQAIIQSMTPAERANPKIIDGSRRARIAKGSGRQVSDVNSLVDRFFEARKMMQQFAKGAMPGLPGMPGMAGGGKRGKQKAQQKKGKGRRVSGNPARAAQDAAAAKEKAAATAANPFGNPGGDEVDYEKAAAALELPKDFSKFLK encoded by the coding sequence TTGTTCGCCACACTGTCCGACCGCCTCGCCGACACCTTCCGCAACCTGCGCGGGAAGGGCCGGCTGTCCGAGGCCGACATCGACGCGACCGCCCGGGAGATCCGGATCGCGCTGCTCGAGGCCGACGTCGCGCTGCCGGTGGTCAAGGAGTTCGTGGCCGCGGTCAAGGAGCGGGCGCGCGGCGAGGAGGTCAGCCAGGCGCTGAACCCCGCCCAGCAGATCGTCAAGATCGTCAACGAGGAGCTCGTGACGATCCTCGGCGGCGAGACGCGGCGACTGCGCTACGCCAAGTCCGGCCCGACGGTCATCCTGCTCGCGGGCCTCCAGGGCGCCGGCAAGACCACGCTCGCGGCCAAGCTGGCGCTGTGGCTCAAGGAGCAGGGCAAGAGCCCGGTGCTCGTGGCCTGCGACCTGCAGCGCCCGAACGCCGTCCAGCAGCTCCAGGTGAACGGCGAGCGCGCCGGCGTACCCGTCTTCGCGCCGTCCCCGGGCAACGGCACCGGCGACCCGGTCGCGGTCGCGCGGGAGTCGCTGGAGGAGGCCAAGCGCAAGCTCTACGACGTCGTCGTCGTCGACACCGCGGGCCGCCTCGGCGTGGACGCCGAGCTGATGCAGCAGGCCGCGGACATCCGCGACGCCGTGCAGCCCGACGAGGTGCTGTTCGTCGTCGACGCGATGATCGGTCAGGACGCCGTCAACACCGCGCAGGCCTTCCTCGACGGCGTCGGCTTCGACGGCGTCGTGCTCACCAAGCTCGACGGCGACGCGCGCGGTGGCGCCGCGCTGTCCATCGCGTCGGTGACCGGCCGGCCGGTCATGTTCGCCTCCAACGGCGAGAAGCTGACCGACTTCGACCTGTTCCACCCCGACCGGATGGCCTCGCGCATCCTCGACATGGGCGACATGCTCACCCTGATCGAGCAGGCCGAGAAGACCTTCGACCAGGAGCAGGCGGCCAAGGCCGCGGGCAAGCTGCTGGGCGGTCAGGGCGAGTTCACCCTCGACGACTTCCTCGAGCAGATGCAGCAGGTCCGCAAGCTCGGCTCGATGTCGAAGATCATGGGGATGCTGCCCGGGATGGGCCAGTTCCGCGAGCAGCTGGACAACTTCGACGAGCGCGAGATCGACCGGATCCAGGCGATCATCCAGTCGATGACGCCGGCCGAGCGGGCCAACCCCAAGATCATCGACGGATCGCGCCGCGCGCGCATCGCCAAGGGCTCGGGCCGCCAGGTCTCGGACGTGAACAGCCTGGTCGACCGCTTCTTCGAGGCGCGCAAGATGATGCAGCAGTTCGCCAAGGGCGCCATGCCCGGGCTGCCCGGCATGCCGGGCATGGCCGGTGGCGGCAAGCGCGGCAAGCAGAAGGCCCAGCAGAAGAAGGGCAAGGGTCGCCGCGTCTCCGGCAACCCGGCCCGGGCCGCCCAGGACGCCGCGGCGGCCAAGGAGAAGGCGGCCGCCACGGCCGCCAACCCGTTCGGCAACCCCGGCGGCGACGAGGTCGACTACGAGAAGGCCGCGGCGGCGCTCGAGCTGCCCAAGGACTTCTCGAAGTTCCTCAAGTAG
- a CDS encoding NYN domain-containing protein, whose protein sequence is MARVLVVDGANVVGSRPDGWWKDRPGAARRLHERLLVADLAYDEVVLVLEGGAKGGVRAGRDGDVRVVHAKGSGDDEIVAQADRPGDVVTVVTADRMLQARAASKGASSLGPAWLLAELEQ, encoded by the coding sequence GTGGCTCGCGTCCTGGTCGTCGACGGCGCGAACGTCGTCGGCAGCCGTCCCGACGGCTGGTGGAAGGACCGCCCCGGCGCCGCCCGCCGCCTGCACGAACGCCTGCTCGTGGCCGACCTGGCCTACGACGAGGTCGTGCTGGTCCTCGAGGGCGGGGCCAAGGGCGGGGTGAGGGCCGGCCGCGATGGCGACGTCCGCGTGGTGCACGCGAAGGGCAGCGGCGACGACGAGATCGTGGCCCAGGCCGACCGGCCCGGCGACGTGGTCACCGTGGTGACCGCCGACCGGATGCTCCAGGCCCGCGCCGCCAGCAAGGGCGCCTCGTCGCTGGGGCCTGCCTGGCTCCTCGCCGAGCTGGAGCAGTAG
- a CDS encoding ROK family transcriptional regulator encodes MASSGALERLRAGNSRTVLGLLAGEGPMSRADLVRASGLSRTTVSSLVADLIRTGQVSETDDKARPHKGGSGRPPVLVRLSAPAGGVAGVDIGHGHVRVAVSDRAGTILAEEHALVDVDSHGAEVLDRTATTVRALLARSGLHDDELQAVGMCVPAPVDRRSSRIRTGIMPGWQGLLPGEELERRLGVPVHADNDANLGALAELHHGIARGRHDVVYLKIASGVGAGIVLGGRLHRGTSGIAGEIGHVQVGEEGHVCRCGNRGCLETRVSAAHLLEALRPAYDEPLSIDQVIELDRAGDPGVRRVLTDAGLTIGRAVADLANSLNPELVVVGGTLGGSPSLIEGLRLSIDRYAQPDTASSVEVVPGALGVRSAVVGAVALAIARVAV; translated from the coding sequence ATGGCTTCCTCCGGTGCCCTCGAACGGCTGCGCGCCGGCAACTCCCGCACGGTCCTGGGCCTCCTGGCCGGCGAGGGACCGATGAGCCGGGCCGACCTGGTCCGGGCCAGCGGGCTGTCCCGCACCACCGTGTCCAGCCTGGTCGCCGACCTCATCCGCACCGGCCAGGTCAGCGAGACCGACGACAAGGCCCGGCCCCACAAGGGCGGCAGCGGCCGACCGCCGGTCCTGGTGCGCCTCAGCGCCCCGGCCGGCGGTGTGGCCGGCGTCGACATCGGCCACGGCCACGTCCGGGTCGCGGTCTCCGACCGGGCCGGGACGATCCTGGCCGAGGAGCACGCGCTGGTCGACGTGGACTCGCACGGCGCCGAGGTCCTCGACCGCACCGCCACCACCGTCCGCGCGCTGCTGGCCCGCAGCGGGCTGCACGACGACGAGCTCCAGGCCGTCGGCATGTGCGTGCCCGCCCCCGTCGACCGCCGCTCCTCCCGGATCCGGACCGGCATCATGCCGGGCTGGCAGGGCCTGCTGCCCGGCGAGGAGCTGGAGCGCCGGCTCGGCGTGCCCGTGCACGCCGACAACGACGCCAACCTCGGCGCGCTGGCCGAGCTCCACCACGGCATCGCCCGCGGGCGGCACGACGTGGTCTACCTCAAGATCGCCAGCGGCGTCGGCGCCGGCATCGTCCTCGGCGGTCGCCTGCACCGTGGCACCAGCGGCATCGCCGGCGAGATCGGCCACGTGCAGGTCGGCGAGGAGGGCCACGTATGCCGCTGCGGCAACCGCGGCTGCCTGGAGACCCGCGTCTCCGCCGCGCACCTGCTCGAGGCCCTCCGCCCGGCGTACGACGAGCCGCTGAGCATCGACCAGGTCATCGAGCTCGACCGCGCCGGCGACCCCGGCGTGCGCCGCGTCCTCACCGACGCCGGCCTCACCATCGGCCGCGCCGTCGCCGACCTCGCCAACAGCCTCAACCCCGAGCTCGTCGTCGTCGGCGGCACCCTCGGCGGCTCGCCCTCGCTCATCGAGGGCCTGCGGCTCTCGATCGACCGCTACGCCCAGCCCGACACCGCCAGCTCCGTCGAGGTCGTCCCCGGCGCCCTCGGCGTCCGCTCGGCCGTGGTCGGGGCCGTGGCTCTCGCCATCGCCAGAGTAGCTGTCTGA